In Leptotrichia sp. oral taxon 215 str. W9775, one genomic interval encodes:
- a CDS encoding peptidyl-prolyl cis-trans isomerase gives MKNKIKLGIIAVMCTLALACGGGSKPSGKVLFESPDKKVKVYESEVNNEIQKNLFSQGLKESDIPKDQLEATRKNIIQSIAITKAMALEGKAKKLDSDKKYTESIEMAKDNILATLNVADQVNKVNVTDEEAKKYYDANPAAFTRADDVVKLQLIGITSGDQAKADAALKEATANPNNFAEVVKKYSEIPNAGTGETNDLPLTELAKTHAPVAEAVKAAQKGQVINSVIKVNNEWYIVKVLDKAPKGLVAYDKVKDMIKNQLKIQKRQEANQKYVQEIADKYNIK, from the coding sequence ATGAAAAATAAAATTAAATTAGGAATAATAGCAGTAATGTGCACACTTGCATTAGCTTGTGGTGGAGGATCAAAACCATCAGGAAAGGTTCTTTTTGAATCACCTGACAAGAAAGTAAAAGTATATGAATCAGAAGTTAACAATGAAATACAGAAAAATCTGTTTTCTCAAGGGTTAAAAGAATCAGACATACCAAAAGATCAGCTTGAAGCAACAAGAAAAAACATAATCCAGAGTATAGCTATCACAAAGGCAATGGCACTGGAAGGTAAGGCAAAAAAACTTGACAGTGACAAAAAATATACAGAAAGTATAGAAATGGCAAAAGATAACATACTTGCCACACTTAATGTTGCCGATCAGGTAAACAAAGTAAATGTAACAGATGAAGAAGCTAAAAAATATTATGATGCAAATCCTGCGGCATTTACAAGAGCTGATGATGTTGTAAAACTTCAGTTGATTGGAATAACTTCAGGAGACCAGGCAAAAGCTGATGCTGCATTGAAGGAAGCTACAGCAAACCCAAATAACTTTGCTGAAGTTGTAAAAAAATATTCAGAAATACCAAATGCAGGAACAGGAGAAACAAACGACCTTCCTTTAACGGAACTTGCAAAAACACATGCTCCGGTAGCTGAAGCAGTAAAAGCCGCTCAAAAAGGACAGGTTATAAACAGTGTTATAAAAGTAAATAATGAATGGTATATTGTTAAAGTTCTTGACAAGGCACCTAAAGGACTTGTAGCATATGACAAAGTAAAAGATATGATAAAGAACCAGTTGAAAATACAGAAAAGACAGGAAGCAAATCAGAAATACGTTCAGGAAATTGCTGACAAATATAACATAAAATAA
- a CDS encoding RNA-binding S4 domain-containing protein — protein sequence MRLDKFLKITRIIKRRTVAKELADNGNISVNGEEKKSSYSVKKGDILDIKYFNKNIKVRIKELPPENLKKDFIDEFIEIIN from the coding sequence ATGAGACTTGATAAATTTTTAAAAATTACAAGAATAATAAAAAGAAGAACAGTTGCCAAGGAACTGGCAGATAATGGAAACATATCAGTAAACGGCGAAGAAAAGAAATCTTCCTACAGTGTAAAGAAGGGGGATATTCTGGATATAAAGTATTTCAATAAAAATATAAAGGTCAGAATTAAGGAACTTCCGCCTGAAAATTTAAAGAAAGACTTTATTGATGAGTTTATTGAAATTATAAATTAA
- the spoVG gene encoding septation regulator SpoVG: MKITDIRLRLGKGSEEGGKLKAYVDITFDDSFVIHGLKVIEGQNGLFVAMPSRRMPNGEFKDIAHPITPELRSELTKEILEAYEKENVVAE, translated from the coding sequence ATGAAAATAACAGACATTAGACTAAGACTCGGAAAAGGCTCAGAAGAAGGCGGAAAGTTAAAAGCATATGTAGACATTACGTTTGATGACAGTTTTGTCATTCATGGTTTAAAAGTCATTGAAGGACAAAATGGACTATTTGTTGCCATGCCATCAAGAAGAATGCCTAATGGCGAATTTAAAGATATCGCTCATCCGATCACTCCTGAACTCAGATCAGAACTAACAAAAGAGATACTGGAAGCATATGAAAAAGAAAATGTTGTAGCCGAATAA
- a CDS encoding TIGR02206 family membrane protein: MEPGAVKFYYFSQIHIHTFIASILFSILLLLIPKLFKKINLRNYGTFLGFFILGFKILDSVYRVTQEHEPVYNVIPIHLCNFAAIAAGLYLIYKTRFLFNLAYFLSFGAAFALVLPGVVVYYHPFYVYVFMIMHALEFVAVFYGFIYLKDKIDFKNYILSCIVLIMLFVYAAIYNTIFPVNAMFLKAYIADLVSFIKPFELYIVILISSMLFIMFLMYLPFRKRKIS, translated from the coding sequence TTGGAACCAGGAGCTGTGAAATTTTATTATTTTAGCCAAATTCACATACATACTTTTATTGCATCGATATTATTCAGCATTTTACTGCTGTTAATTCCAAAATTATTTAAGAAAATCAATTTAAGAAATTATGGAACTTTTTTAGGATTTTTTATTTTAGGATTTAAAATACTTGATTCTGTATACAGGGTTACACAGGAACATGAACCTGTGTATAATGTAATTCCAATACATTTATGTAATTTTGCCGCAATTGCCGCAGGACTGTATTTAATATACAAAACCCGTTTTTTATTTAACCTGGCTTACTTTTTAAGTTTTGGTGCGGCATTTGCACTTGTTTTACCGGGAGTCGTTGTTTATTATCATCCGTTTTACGTATATGTCTTCATGATTATGCATGCACTGGAATTTGTGGCTGTTTTCTATGGATTTATTTATCTGAAGGATAAAATAGATTTTAAAAATTATATATTATCCTGCATAGTTTTAATTATGCTGTTTGTCTACGCCGCAATATACAATACAATTTTCCCTGTAAATGCAATGTTCCTGAAAGCATACATAGCTGATTTGGTCAGTTTTATAAAGCCGTTTGAACTTTATATTGTCATACTGATATCTTCAATGCTGTTCATAATGTTTCTGATGTATCTGCCATTCAGAAAACGAAAAATATCCTAA
- a CDS encoding outer membrane beta-barrel protein: MKKLLLLGALLSTVAMAQVVEVRVGGDLSNSGKFHGGFSSGANLEKKAIKKGIELSAEYRTPVAEGFELGGGISYKHNKLDGNGYYQHKGLNSVPVYFTARYNFKNASEVTPYIKANLGYAFNSGSLKWHNSSAFYGDAKFKGGLYSGLGAGIQYKNFVADLSYNWNRIRVDRTGYDAPYRYEDKFTLNHGTLTLGVGYSFGF, from the coding sequence ATGAAAAAATTATTACTGTTAGGAGCTCTATTGAGTACAGTTGCTATGGCGCAAGTTGTGGAAGTTAGAGTTGGTGGAGATTTATCAAACAGCGGTAAATTCCATGGAGGATTCTCTAGTGGGGCAAACCTTGAGAAAAAAGCAATAAAGAAAGGAATCGAACTTTCTGCTGAATACAGAACACCTGTTGCTGAAGGTTTTGAATTAGGAGGAGGAATCTCTTACAAACACAATAAACTGGACGGTAACGGATACTATCAGCACAAAGGATTGAACTCAGTTCCTGTGTACTTCACTGCAAGATACAACTTTAAAAATGCATCTGAAGTTACACCTTACATTAAAGCAAACCTTGGATACGCTTTCAACTCAGGAAGCTTAAAATGGCACAATTCTTCAGCTTTTTATGGAGATGCTAAATTCAAAGGTGGACTTTATTCCGGATTAGGAGCAGGTATACAATACAAAAACTTTGTAGCTGACCTTTCTTACAACTGGAACAGAATAAGAGTGGACAGAACTGGTTATGACGCACCTTACAGATATGAAGATAAATTCACTCTTAACCATGGAACTCTTACTCTTGGTGTAGGATATTCATTCGGTTTCTAA
- the galU gene encoding UTP--glucose-1-phosphate uridylyltransferase GalU has protein sequence MNRKRIRKAVIPAAGLGTRVLPATKAQPKEMLVIVDKPALQYLVEELVESGIEEILIVTGRNKESIENHFDYSYELEKTLEEKGKIELLKVVNNISKLSNIYYVRQKNPLGLGHAIGCAEAFVGDEPFVVLLGDDIIYTDEAKGEIPVTKQLINKYNELNGGTILGVQEVPEKEVDKYGIIDPLSKVDDKTVEVENFVEKPSVEEAPSRLAALGRYVLEPEIFGYLKETKPGKGGEIQLTDAILKMKNSGNKLYAYNFDGLRYDTGDKLGMFIANVEFGLRHPELKDKAKEYLKKLIEKI, from the coding sequence ATGAATAGGAAAAGAATCAGAAAAGCTGTAATTCCGGCGGCGGGATTAGGAACAAGAGTTTTACCTGCAACAAAGGCGCAGCCTAAGGAAATGCTTGTCATAGTAGACAAGCCTGCATTACAGTATCTGGTTGAAGAGCTTGTAGAATCTGGAATTGAAGAAATACTTATTGTAACAGGAAGAAACAAGGAATCGATAGAAAATCATTTTGATTATTCATATGAGCTTGAAAAAACTTTGGAGGAAAAAGGGAAAATTGAGTTACTGAAGGTAGTGAATAACATATCTAAATTATCAAATATATATTATGTGAGACAGAAAAATCCTTTAGGATTAGGCCATGCAATAGGATGTGCAGAGGCATTTGTAGGGGATGAACCTTTTGTAGTGCTTCTGGGGGATGACATTATCTATACTGATGAAGCAAAAGGTGAAATACCTGTAACAAAACAGCTTATCAATAAATACAACGAACTGAATGGTGGAACAATACTGGGAGTGCAGGAAGTTCCTGAAAAGGAAGTAGATAAATACGGGATAATCGATCCTTTAAGTAAAGTAGATGATAAAACTGTAGAAGTGGAAAACTTTGTGGAAAAACCGTCAGTGGAAGAAGCTCCAAGCAGACTTGCCGCACTTGGAAGATATGTACTGGAACCTGAAATATTTGGATATCTGAAGGAAACAAAACCAGGAAAAGGTGGAGAAATACAGCTTACAGATGCCATACTTAAAATGAAGAATTCAGGGAATAAGCTGTATGCATATAATTTTGACGGATTGAGATATGATACAGGAGATAAGTTAGGAATGTTTATAGCAAATGTGGAATTTGGGCTGAGACATCCTGAGTTGAAGGATAAAGCGAAGGAATATCTGAAAAAATTAATTGAAAAAATATAG